The genomic interval GGATTTTTTCGGGGTTTTTAGGTGgatttttatggggattttaaatgggtttttaatgggatttttacgGGGTCTTTAGGTGGATTTTAACGGGATTTTTTCGGGATTTTTTAACGGGATTTTTCCGGGGGTTTTTAacgggattttttgggggtttttaacgGGATTTTTTCGGGGTTCCCCCCCACAGCCCGCGGGGGTCGTGGCCCTGTCGGTGGTGTTGGGGGGCCTGGGGgcgctggcgctgccggggctgctggaggtgggggggtccctggggatttggggtttctttgggggcattttgggggtttttatggggattttgagggggttttatttagcgtggattttgggggttttattggggatttttgggggttttttggggggggtttaatgggatttttacgGGGTTTTTAGGTGGATTATTatggggatttttatgggattattaatgggatttttaatgggattttttctgggtttttatgggatttttaatgggatttttacgggatttttaatgggattttaaggggatttttttcGGGGTTTCTAACGGGGTTTTTAacgggattttttgggggtttttaacgggattttttgggggtttttaacgGGATTTTTACGGGGTCTTTAGGTGGATTTTAACGGGATTTTTTAACGGGATTTTTTCGGGATTTTTTAacgggattttttgggggtttttaacgggattttttggggtttttaaacgGGATTTTTCCGGGATTTTTTAacgggattttttgggggtttttaacgGGATTTTTCCGGGGTTCCCCCCACAGCCCGCGGGGGTCGTGGCCCTGTCGGTGGTGTTGGGGGGCCTGGGGgcgctggcgctgccggggctgctggaggtgggggggtccctggggatttggggtttctttgggggcattttgggggtttttatggggattttgagggggttttatttagcgtggattttgggggttttattggggatttttgggggttttttggggggggtttaatgggatttttacgGGGTTTTTAGGTGGATTATTatggggatttttatgggattattaatgggatttttaatgggattttttctgggtttttatgggatttttaatgggatttttacgggatttttaatgggattttaaggggatttttttcGGGGTTTCTAACGGGGTTTTTAacgggattttttgggggtttttaacgggattttttgggggtttttaacgGGATTTTTACGGGGTCTTTAGGTGGATTTTAACGGGATTTTTTAACGGGATTTTTTCGGGATTTTTTAacgggattttttgggggtttttaacgggattttttggggttttttaacgGGATTTTTCCGGGATTTTTTGacgggattttttgggggtttttaacgGGATTTTTCCGGGGTTCCCCCCACAGCCCGCGGGGGTCGTGGCCCTGTCGGTGGTGTTGGGGGGCCTGGGGGCGCTGgcgctgctggcgctgctgctgctggcggcgCTGCGGCTGCGCGAGAAGCGCCGCACCGAGGGCTCCTACCGGCCCAGCCGCGAGGAGATGGGGGGCGGAGCCAGGGCCGGGCCcgcccccccgggcccccccgcGCTGCGCCTGCCCCCCGAGGAGCGCCTCatctgagacccctccccaaatctgGGGTCGTTTGGAGCCCCCAGCGCCCCGAAATTCGGGGCTCTCTTGGAGCATGGGAgtcattttggggggggtcctggggggccAAGAAGGGCTGGGACCCCCCATGTGTGACCCCGAGGAGCGCCTCagctgagacccctccccaaattccccacccTCCCCAAATCTGGGGTCGTTTGgagccaccagcaccccaaaatctggggcTCTCTTGGAGCATGGGAGTCATTTTGGGGGGGTCAGGAAAggctgggacccccccccccttgTGTGACCCCCACCCCCCCGAGGAGAGCCTCagctgagacccctccccaaattccgcaccctccccaaatttgggggcCCCACCACCCCAAAATTCGGGGCTCTTTTGGAGCATGGGAgtcatttttggggggggggttccTAAAAGTGGTCCTGAGATGTTTTGGGGGGGTCAAGAAGGGttgagacccccccccccaatctGAGGAGAGGCTCatcagggacccctccccaaattccacaTCAGCTGtgaccccccctccccaaaatttggggtcGTTTGGggcccccagcaccccaaaatctggggcTCTTTTGGAGCATGGGAgtcattttggggggggggggttcggCGGGTCCCAAAGGGTTGAGGCCCCCCCCAATTTAAGGAGAGGCTCatcagggacccctccccaaattctgGATCAGCTGTGACCCCTCCCCACAAAATTTGGGGCTCAtttgggaccccccaaaaaaatttgGGATTCTTTGGGATGCGCCCCCTCCCCCAaatctgggggtcctgggggggttttggggggtcctgggggggggtttgagggggggGGTCCCTTGATTgaggcccccccccccccgtggggtgggggaggggcgcggctcaaagtttatttttggaaataaaaagaaaaatttggaaaaaaaaaaccaaaaaaaatttttgcCCGGAATTCCCTGAATTTAACTCAAAATCGCTGGAATTCGCCCCAAAATTTTCCtgaattcagcccaaaatttGGGAATGAAAACCAAAATCTGCAGATTTCACCACAAAATCCAGGAATTtgccccaaaattcctgaatttcccccaaaatctgggattttGCTCCAAAATCCCGTGAATTTCcaggaattcaccccaaaatttcctgaattcagcccaaaatcccaggaatttgCCCCAAAACCCAGGAATTTGCCCCTAAATTTGGGAATTCCTCGGATTTTACCCAAAAATCCAGGAATCCGCCCCAAACTCGGCCTCATTTTCCTTTATTGATCTCCTTgaggggggggggaggggctcagggggtgggggaggggcagcaaaattccccaaattccaaagatttcccccaaatttccaaagatttttttccccaaaattccaaagattttttcccccccgaAATTCCgaagattttttccccccaaaattccgaAGATTTTTTCCCCGAAATTTTCGATTTTTCCGGAATTTTCTGCACCtgtggggggaggggaggagttACTGGTGAGACTGGGAGGGgtcactggggtcactgggagggGTCACTGGGGTTACTGGGAGGGGTTACTGGGGTTACTGGGAGGGGTCACTGGGGTTACTGGGAGGGGTTACTGGGGTTACTGGTGTGACTGGGAGGGgtcactggggtcactgggagggGTCACTGGTGATACTGGGAGGGGTTACTGGGGTTACTGGTGTGACTGGTGATACTGGGAGGGGTCACTGGGAGGGGTCACTGGGGTCACTGGTGTGACTGGGAGCCCCTGACCTGGCTCatactggtgtcactggtgtgaCTGGTGATACTGGAAGGGGTCACTGGGGTCACTGGTGTGACTGGGAGGAGTTACTGGTGATAGTGGTGATACTGGGAGGGGTTACTGGTGATACTGGTGTGACTGGGAGCCCCTCACCCGGCCCatactggtgtcactggtgtcactggtgtgaCTGGGATATCTCacctggtgtcactggtgttACTGGTGTGACTGGGATCCCTTCACCCGGCCCATACTGGTTTGGTTACTGGTGttactggtgtcactggtgtcactggtgtgaCTGGTTTGGTTACTGGTGTTACTGGTGTGACTGGGATCCCTTCACCCGCCCCATACTAGTTTGGTTACTGGTGTTACTGGTGTTACTGGTGTTACTGGTGtgactggtgtcactggtgtcactggtgtgaCTGGGATCCCCTCACCCGGCTCATACTGGTGTGGCAGTTTTGGTTACTGGTGttactggtgtcactggtgtgaCTGGGATCCCTTCACCCGCCCCATACTGGTTTGGTTACTGGTGttactggtgtcactggtgtgaTATCAGATATCTCACCTGGTGTTACTGGTGTGACTGGGAGCCCCTCACCCAGCTCATACTGGTGTGGCAGTTTTGGTTACTGGTGTTACTGGTGTGACTGGGATATCTCacctggtgtcactggtgtgaCTGGGAGCCCCTCACCCGGCTCATACTGGTGTGGCAGTTTTGGTTACTGGTGTTACTGGTGTTACTGGTGAACTCCGAGTACGGCCGCGAGcgggggcacagcagggaccgGTACCAGGCCCGCACCTGCAACAAACTGGGATTGACTGGTTTGAACTGGGAACGGCCCAGGGTAAACTGGGAACGGCCCAGTGTGAACTGGGATCCACTGGTTTGAACTGGGAACGGCCCAGTGTGAACTGGGAATAGCCCGGTTGGAACTGGGACCCTCCCAGTTTGAACTGGGACCCTCCCAGTTTGGACCAGGGGCccttttggggcaattttggggctgattttggggtttttgggctcccaggtggattttgggggggattttgggggga from Molothrus aeneus isolate 106 unplaced genomic scaffold, BPBGC_Maene_1.0 scaffold_30, whole genome shotgun sequence carries:
- the CRB3 gene encoding protein crumbs homolog 3 gives rise to the protein MGFLWPAGVVALSVVLGGLGALALPGLLEPAGVVALSVVLGGLGALALPGLLEPAGVVALSVVLGGLGALALLALLLLAALRLREKRRTEGSYRPSREEMGGGARAGPAPPGPPALRLPPEERLI